From the Microplitis mediator isolate UGA2020A chromosome 6, iyMicMedi2.1, whole genome shotgun sequence genome, one window contains:
- the LOC130669906 gene encoding jouberin-like gives MLKRTRNTSEDIIEEVSTGVGLSGKLSGIGTKMEKIFRAAFRKDLSQSTQELNADVDNNLQRMEDKSDSKDINNRKKLVRGKMKRTKALGSSDWSSDVDFGSKKNLVEENKITDDEIHEIIDKNDSSNSKNNIKKSGKKLRKLKRSERIRSNELESNSDVVVVDIHRENISKSPKKIEQTVIDVTEFEDNEIEQEVIHHSNSNQKSLDITQDSLVDSMRKQRKRWSKDANIVIPRKESTSSSSVSDKSNSWVKKSSGTTTATKPVPAPRLNKIIIEESSLRDHKKLGQDNQGFESDHDYVEQVLTIETEFGVVEKTKIEMNSADSECEEIEEIEEIETEQVIKSVERLADISDIEEINQETVVQKIKISDRERDSESQTKNSSSSSRENEKRAKHLRQKNQSAEDSTSSDIQKISEVATAIKEDKKYKKKIRERSKSKSKSSSSRSQSGTVSSQSVDVKPPHRKNRKTRKKEDVEHDFKFVSITIHRADMLVADYMTKHPMVIVHIVEESTGNYLKTGKESKNHLQPLMTGTFDFRENKSMIPCWEEELIFEHDFDSIVNQDNKTLILFEIVDLPSFADASYTYDHFGGENCWYKIAWGFLKPVGRNGVAHIEKFVRLQLYKPKKNSRRSIRHKCEPYSWWKSGSRDKYPSTLFVTVTSVEPPKLEPVFYSQLTLDELSDEQTEPAKSIPHTEMINVSRWSRLAAQSCKIPNELFLKTEVSDNGCFYVCFSNNGKYLACVNCEEYDYPITVWKIDDEKIFVKFSGHKSFIYALDWSKTDNHLLSVSSDQTARVWDVENKLINEINMLPHPSYVYCGKFEPSNPQTIITGCYDRVSRVWSRKNKNNNYELSQELEGHDGFVNSICFLNDGGLLTADSVGIIIHWSVKKKKGSSRDWQISRKIKIREIVNVAINTIVLHPLGSRLLVHSRDNGLRMLDLATAVVLQRYSGLKNSRVQTTARISPCGSLILCGGEDATLNIWNTDSGKHIAIYQTNLVDAIVTGVDYHPYDHALVYSIFGFATEACILRFNKQSTGESVGLKLLDTNYEKNVNDTEVKLINSSARLSTQRLSHRKSYDSMKLESKENLGIMNSDSREDLRSRLKLFNDSEQQLKSRSTNRLSSIIAKIDKILSNSNSHSAVTRTLYDIEANRTEDLGLESPHYSDYHNPNHHQEKVMPYVPPLFSTLEDNSTSGSRSETFEMIDLHNSRRHSGKKNVKKIKSKSARSQTRHSLTHHDDDIDNKTMSDGAAYNRRLKTVSEKVETRSWTNIRVKDLKGNRNRDEDKDSNDVELGQGICRDERHESSPESGGTYVVDKNDDVNIESESSVRSDVTFVIESEKPVPKPRKKRARKQNV, from the exons ATGTTAAAAAGAACGAGAAATACTAGTGAAGATATAATAGAAGAAGTAAGTACTGGTGTCGGTTTGAGTGGTAAATTGAGTGGAATTGGTACCAAAATGGAGAAAATATTTCGCGCTGCATTTCGTAAAGATCTGAGTCAATCAACACAAGAATTAAATGCAGacgttgataataatttgcaACGAATGGAAGATAAAAGTGACAGtaaagatattaataatagaaaaaaattagtacggGGTAAAATGAAACGTACTAAAGCTCTCGGTAGTTCCGATTGGTCCTCAGATGTTGATtttggatcaaaaaaaaatttagtcgaagaaaataaaataacagatGATGAAATTCATGAAATCATTGATAAAAATGACAGCagtaatagtaaaaataatattaaaaaaagcggaaaaaaattacgaaaattaaaaagatccGAACGTATACGTTCGAATGAATTAGAATCAAATTCCGATGTCGTAGTGGTGGATATTCATCGTGAAAATATTAGCAAGtcaccgaaaaaaattgaacaaacTGTTATTGATGTAACGGAATTCGAAGATAATGAGATCGAACAGGAAGTTATTCATCATTCTAATAGTAATCAAAAGTCATTGGATATTACGCAAGATAGTTTAGTTGATTCGATGAGAAAACAACGCAAACGTTGGTCTAAAGATGCTAATATTGTTATCCCACGAAAAGAATCAACATCTTCATCTAGTGTTTCAGATAAAAGTAATTCGTGGGTTAAAAAATCTAGTGGTACCACGACCGCTACGAAACCTGTACCGGCACCACggcttaataaaattattatcgaaGAAAGTAGCTTACGTGACCATAAAAAATTAGGACAAGACAATCAAGGATTTGAATCGGATCATGATTATGTAGAACAGGTTTTGACGATTGAAACGGAATTTGGAGTTGTTGAGAAGactaaaattgaaatgaattccGCTGACAGTGAATGTGAAGAAATTGAAGAAATAGAAGAGATTGAAACTGAACAGGTCATAAAATCCGTGGAAAGACTGGCAGATATATCGgatattgaagaaataaatcaAGAGACAGttgtacaaaaaattaaaatatccgaCAGAGAACGCGATTCTGAAAGTCAGACAAAAAACTCAAGTAGTTCATCGCGAGAAAATGAAAAACGCGCGAAACATTTGCGGCAAAAAAATCAGTCAGCTGAAGACTCGACAAGCTCTGATATTCAGAAGATTTCTGAAGTTGCAACTGCAATAAAAGaagataaaaagtataaaaaaaaaataagagaacgTTCTAAATCTAAATCTAAATCATCATCAAGCCGATCACAGTCCGGAACAGTTAGTTCACAGTCCGTAGATGTTAAGCCTCCGCACcgtaaaaatagaaaaaccAGAAAAAAAGAAGATGTAGAACATGATTTTAAATTCGTTTCAATTACTATCCACAGAGCGGATATGTTAGTTGCTGATTACATGACTAAACATCCAATGGTAATTGTTCATATCGTTGAAGAAAGTACAGGAAACTATTTGAAGACAGGCAAAGAATCTAAGAATCATTTGCAGCCATTGATGACCGGGACATTTGATTTTCGCGAAAATAAATCTATGATTCCTTGCTGGGAggaagaattaatttttgagcaTGATTTTGATTCTATTGTCAATCAggataataaaactttaattctcTTCGAGATTGTTGACCTTCCAAGTTTTGCTGATGCTTCTTATACATACGATCATTTTG gtGGTGAAAACTGTTGGTATAAAATAGCTTGGGGATTTTTGAAACCTGTCGGGAGAAATGGTGTTGCtcatattgaaaaattcgtaCGACTTCAGTTATataagccaaaaaaaaattctcgaagATCTATTAGACATAAATGTGAACCCTACAGTTGGTGGAAATCCGGTTCTCGTGACAAGTACCCCAGTACTTTATTTGTGACTGTTACTTCAGTAGAACCGCCGAAACTAGAACCTGTATTTTATAGTCAATTAACACTAGATGAATTATCTGATGAGCAAACAGAGCCAGCTAAGTCAATACCACATACGGAAATGATTAATGTCTCGAGGTGGAGCCGTCTAGCAGCTCAATCATGTAAAATAcctaatgaattatttttaaaaactgaagTTTCCGATAATGGATGTTTTTATGTTTGCTTTAGTAATAATGGAAAGTATTTAGCATGCGTAAACTGCGAAGAATACGATTATCCAATCACTGTATGGAAGattgatgatgaaaaaatatttgttaaattttctgGCCACAAGAGTTTTATTTACGCTCTTGATTGGTCCAAAACGGACAATCATCTGCTGTCAGTTTCGTCAGATCAGACAGCAAGAGTTTGggatgttgaaaataaattaattaatgaaataaatatgttaCCTCATCCATCTTATGTCTATTGTGGTAAATTTGAACCATCGAACCCTCAAACTATCATAACAGGTTGTTACGACCGTGTTTCAAGAGTTTGGtcacgtaaaaataaaaataataattatgaattatcACAAGAACTAGAGGGACATGATGGTTTTGTTAATTCTATTTGCTTTTTAAATGATGGTGGTCTTTTAACAGCCGACAGTGTtggtattattattcattggagcgtaaaaaagaaaaaaggaaGTTCAAGAGACTGGCAAATatcacgaaaaataaaaatacgtgAAATAGTTAACGTAGCAATTAATACTATTGTATTACATCCATTGGGATCGAGATTGTTGGTACATTCACGGGATAATGGTTTGAGAATGCTTGATTTGGCTACTGCTGTTGTTTTACAAAGATATTcaggtttaaaaaattcaag agTACAAACAACTGCAAGAATATCACCATGCGGTAGTCTTATTCTCTGTGGTGGTGAAGATGcaacattaaatatatggaATACTGATTCTGGTAAACACATCGCCATTTACCAAACAAATTTAGTGGATGCTATTGTCACCGGTGTTGATTATCATCCGTATGATCATGCATTAGTTTATTCAATATTTGGTTTTGCAACAGAAGCATGTATCTTACGTTTCAATAAACAGTCAACCGGTGAATCTGTTGGATTAAAATTACTTGAtacaaattatgaaaaaaatgtaaatgatacggaagttaaattaattaattcaagtgcTAGATTATCAACACAAAGACTTTCACACAGAAAATCTTATGATTCAATGAAATTAGAAAGCAAAGAAAATTTAGGGATAATGAATAGTGATAGCCGTGAAGATTTACGGTCTAGATTAAAATTGTTTAACGATTCAGAACAACAATTAAAATCACGAAGTACTAATAGGCTGAGTAGTATTATTgctaaaatagataaaattctTTCCAATAGCAATAGTCACAGTGCTGTGACACGGACACTGTATGACATTGAAGCCAATAGAACTGAAGATTTAGGACTAGAGAGTCCCCATTATTCAGATTATCATAATCCCAATCATCATCAAGAGAAAGTGATGCCTTATGTCCCACCTCTATTCTCAACATTAGAAGATAATTCGACATCCGGCTCTAGATCAGAGACATTTGAAATGATAGATCTACATAACAGCCGTCGtcacagcggtaaaaaaaatgtaaaaaaaattaaatcaaaaagtGCGAGAAGTCAAACAAGACATTCATTGACGCACCATGATGACGATATTGATAATAAGACGATGTCAGATGGTGCTGCATATAATCGAAGATTAAAAACCGTTTCTGAAAAAGTGGAAACTCGATCTTGGACTAATATTCGTGTCAAGGATTTAAAAGGAAACAGGAATAGAGATGAAGATAAAGATAGTAATGATGTAGAGTTAGGTCAAGGTATTTGTAGAGATGAACGACATGAAAGTAGTCCAGAAAGTGGAGGTACATACGTAGttgataaaaatgatgatgTTAACATTGAAAGTGAAAGCTCTGTGAGAAGTGATGTTACTTTTGTTATTGAAAGTGAAAAACCGGTACCGAAACCGAGAAAAAAACGTGCGCGTAAGCaaaatgtgtaa
- the LOC130670552 gene encoding dynein axonemal intermediate chain 2, which yields MDSKIENTQFAYLKTRAQFGKWYNFSEYNKVEVDIKSDKSLMHDYIRLDPVTSATQCSKNYSVHEVNTTTATFKDAGLHHVEGGWPKDINMHDIEQTVRYRRKIEKDELYIHTMLQLLPAMEHCILQNNACNIYQQYFNDTEAVPLVQRTYSRTVNVYRDVIPVKRPITHLSWSPDQGTRMVVSYCNRDFKKSTIHSNFSYIWDIENPNNPLMTLKPLCPIVATEYNPKDSNTLISGLISGQVASWDLRRGYEPVDVSVVENSHRDACNKVLWINSKTGTEFFSSSRDGQIKWWDTRKLQTPMDTLVIDLVKPEEQDIDRATGVTTLQFESSLGTRFMCGLENGIVISGNRKGKTPGEKIATRFHAQYGPVITVLRNPTFVKNFLTIGDWAARIWSEDCRESCITWTPGHRELLTGGAWSTTRFSVFFLTKTDGTLDVWDLLVQQDSPVLSVKVCDDGLTCVNPHEQGQLAAVAGKNGTTYLLEFSETLTVNQKNDKLLFTALIDRETRREKVIEAKNREIRLKMKSVRVEIDSDGTRSSRKNSKTADANNPAIVQCEQEYETAIEAESARFAMMDDNDNNNFTNGTAA from the exons atggattcgaaaatagaaaatactcAGTTTGCATATTTGAAAACACGTGCGCAATTTGGAAAATGGTACAATTTTTCGGAGTATAATAAAGTAGAAGTGGATATTAAATCTGATAAGTCATTAATGCATGATTATATTAGATTAGATCCAGTAACGAGTGCTACTCAATGcagtaaaaattatagtgTACATgag GTAAACACAACAACTGCGACATTCAAAGATGCGGGACTACATCATGTCGAAGGTGGATGGCCTAAGGATATAAATATGCATGATATAGAGCAGACTGTTCGTTATAGACGTAAAATTGAAAAGGATGAACTTTATATTCATACAATGCTACAATTATTACCT GCAATGGAACATTGTATCCTTCAGAATAACGCTTGCAATATTTATCAGCAGTATTTTAATGACACAGAAGCAGTACCATTAGTCCAAAGGACATATTCACGTACTGTTAATGTTTACCGAGATGTTATACCGGTAAAACGTCCTATTACTCATCTCTCGTGGTCACCAGATCAAGGTACACGTATGGTTGTTAGTTATTGCAATAGAGATTTTAAAAAGTCAACAATTCATAGcaatttttcttacatttgGGATATTG aaAATCCAAATAATCCATTGATGACTCTTAAACCATTATGTCCAATAGTTGCGACAGAATATAATCCTAAAGACAGTAACACATTGATAAGTGGTTTAATATCAGGTCAAGTTGCAAGTTGGGATTTACGACGTGGATATGAACCCGTTGATGTAAGCGTTGTTGAGAACAGCCATCGTGACGCTTGCAATAAAGTTTTATGGATAAATTCTAAAACTGGTACTGAGTTTTTTAGCTCATCAAGAGATGGTCAAATAAAATGGTGGGATACAAGAAAACTTCAAACGCCGATGGATACTTTAGTTATTGATCTAGTTAAACCAGAAGAACAGGATATTGATCGTGCTACTGGAGTAACAACATTGCAATTTGAATCATCACTTGGTACAAGATTTATGTGCGGTCTTGAAAATGGTATTGTTATATCGGGTAATCGCAAAGGTAAAACACCTGGTGAAAAAATAGCAACACGTTTTCATGCGCAGTATGGACCAGTTATCACTGTATTGAGAAATCCaacttttgttaaaaattttttaactatcgGTGATTGGGCTGCTAGGATTTGGTCTGAAGATTGTCGTGAATCTTGTATTACTTGGACTCC aGGACATCGAGAACTTCTTACGGGTGGCGCATGGAGTACAACACGtttttctgtattttttttaactaaaacaGATGGTACACTAGATGTATGGGATTTACTAGTTCAACAAGACTCACCTGTTCTCAGTGTTAAG GTATGCGATGATGGTTTAACGTGTGTAAATCCACATGAACAAGGTCAACTAGCAGCAGTAGCTGGCAAAAATGGGACaacttatttattagaattttcaGAAACACTAACTGTCAATCAGAAAAAcgataaacttttatttacagct CTCATAGATCGAGAAACTCGACGtgaaaaagttattgaagcaaaaaatcgtgaaattcgtttaaaaatgaaatcagTTCGTGTTGAAATAGATTCAGATGGTACGAGAAGTTcgagaaaaaattctaaaactgCTGATGCTAATAATCCTGCTATTGTACAATGTGAACAGGAATACGAAACAGCAATTGAAGCA gAGTCAGCACGATTTGCAATGATGGatgataatgacaataataatttcacaaaCGGAACTGctgcataa
- the LOC130669477 gene encoding UDP-glycosyltransferase UGT5-like, with amino-acid sequence MMGKKLIFIFTFFFFNYCTAYNVLLATMGGTKSHTVPFVALGTALRIRGHNVTLVSAFPGPAANNGLRELIPPIFEAYVGNYTSEWDLVGSRFRNELPLSPWDAMRYGWESCEALLRDESSVAALRRPDISENYESNSWDVAILDGAFPECLLGILHGENIPTMMLNTVALYGGSMSRQGNPTLWSLTPYFGKGYTQDMNFFQRITNVACLVTLEVMHWIMTTGFIQPTLRKYLGDQVPDVRELVSEVSLTLQNSHYSVAESMPYLPNVVNVACLHCRPAMELSPDLESFLRKGFIFVSMGSSVRASGMPDTLREIFIAAFSTLPFNIIWKWEGSKINNLPSNIRTGAWWPQQELLGHPQLRAFVSHGGLLSLHEAAYHAAPTLVLPVFCDHDGNAAQAEKLGYALVMNLASLSINDLREAILKVTAKRSNPYKEAARRRSILLKDQPLGSNEVATWWVEHVAKHQGAEHLKSPTRLMGVVRYYSVDVLAFYAAVTFIFIQVLHKLLRRSFTKHTLIVKGKID; translated from the exons atgatggggaaaaaattgatttttatatttaccttttttttttttaattattgtactGCTTATAATGTATTATTAGCAACAATGGGTGGTACTAAATCTCACACAGTTCCCTTTGTTGCTTTGGGAACGGCCTTGAGAATTAGAGGTCATAATGTAACATTAGTTAGTGCATTTCCTGGACCGGCAGCAAACAACGGATTGCGTGAATTAATACCACCGATATTTgag GCTTATGTGGGTAATTATACATCTGAATGGGATCTCGTTGGTTCGAGATTTCGTAACGAATTACCACTTTCGCCATGGGATGCTATGAGATATGGCTGGGAATCATGTGAAGCTTTGCTCCGTGATGAGAGCTCTGTCGCGGCTCTCAGACGACCGGATATAAGTGAAAATTACGAATCGAACAGTTGGGATGTTGCTATTCTTGATGGAGCATTTCCAGAATGTCTTCTAGGAATTTTACATGGAGAAAATATTCCTACGATGATGTTGAATACA gtTGCACTTTACGGTGGATCGATGTCTCGTCAGGGTAATCCAACCCTCTGGTCATTAACGCCGTACTTTGGCAAGGGATATACTCAAGATATGAATTTCTTTCAACGTATCACTAATGTTGCATGTTTAGTTACCTTAGAAGTTATGCATTGGATTATGACTACTGGATTTATTCAGCCTACATTGAGAAAGTATTtag gtGATCAAGTACCGGATGTTAGAGAATTGGTATCCGAAGTGTCTTTGACTTTACAAAATAGTCATTATTCAGTAGCCGAATCAATGCCTTATTTACCAAATGTAGTGAACGTTGCTTGCCTTCACTGTCGCCCGGCAATGGAATTAAGTCCCGATTTAGAATCATTTCTTCGCAAAg GTTTCATATTTGTTTCAATGGGTTCATCAGTACGTGCTTCTGGTATGCCAGATACGTTGCGTGAAATATTTATAGCTGCATTTTCAACTTTaccatttaatattatttggaAATGGGAaggtagtaaaataaataatttaccaagTAATATTAGAACGGGTGCTTGGTGGCCACAACAAGAATTACTTGGGCATCCACAATTACGCGCCTTTGTGTCACACGGCGGATTATTATCGCTTCATGAAGCTGCGTATCATGCAGCACCTACGCTAGTACTTCCTGTTTTTTGTGATCATGATGGGAATGCTGCTCAGgctg aaaaattggGTTACGCACTTGTTATGAATCTCGCTAGTCTATCTATCAATGATTTACGTGAAGCTATACTTAAAGTTACTGCTAAACGTAGTAATCCTTACAAAGAGGCTGCAAGACGAAGGAGTATTTTGTTAAAGGATCAACCGCTAGGATCTAATGAAGTAGCAACTTGGTGGGTTGAACACGTTGCTAAACATCAAGGAGCTGAACATCTTAAAAGTCCTACAAg acTTATGGGTGTCGTGCGATATTATTCAGTCGATGTACTTGCTTTTTATGCAGctgttacatttatatttattcaagtaCTTCACAAATTACTGCGAAGAAGTTTTACAAAGCACACGTTAATTGTAAAAGGAAAAATTGATTGA